Genomic segment of Drosophila takahashii strain IR98-3 E-12201 chromosome X, DtakHiC1v2, whole genome shotgun sequence:
TGCTTGTgccctctcgctctctcccCGCAGGGCTTCATCAAAATCTACAAGCAATTCTTCCCCGACGGAGACCCCAGCAAGTTTGCCTCCCTGGTCTTTCGTGTCTTCGATGAGAATAATGTGAGTATGGTGACAATAGATTAGATGTCTCCTCTATATACTTATATCTATGCGAATCTGCAGGATGGCGCCATTGAGTTCGAGGAGTTCATTCGGGCCCTGTCCATAACATCACGCGGTAATCTGGACGAGAAGCTGCACTGTAAGTAAAtggttaaaatatatagtatCGGTAATATCGATAAGGAAAACTCAAAATATGTgtcattgaaaatatatgcTTACGTCTTAAAAGTtattgaaaacaagaaaggaagctaccttcggccagccgaagcttatatacccttgcagataaagtaaatacctatagtttaatgctcactcggtgcagttccagggattccagattcagtgtttttgtttaaattttcgttttaagttgtcaagaatcaatacgcctacttcctacaaaattacaataaattgtcttatatttgtttgaatattcctatgggagccttaagatatagtggtccgatccaaTTCGCCAAAAAAGATTTTCTTATGGCcacctgccttgaatttatggcaaatttgtcgtgaaaattgaaaatttttctcagtttaagggccaaaatttttttagggcgattttctaaaatgtagaaagatatttttatgagtATATGGCAGCTATCAAATATAATTGaccgatttaaataattggtttttttcaaaaatcaagttaaattaaaaaaaaaaaattgggaaacttagaaccctgtaagtaatttttttttatttgttttcttagaaaaacaatttttttgttcttaaaaatttcctacaacaacaaattttcactaaaaaaattcaccttatgatgtttttttatatacttaattgcctttaacaaTACCTCATCAAAAGATAATcgctatagggctccgctgatttaaggcagactttcggctttttcgccccactgtgatgcgttgcaaacatctgacagaaattataataccctctgcaagggtataaaaatcgatcTACATTTTACCTGgattaaagtgaaataaagTTCAATGTTGATCCTTTACgttctaaaaaaaacatggaaaTACTTGCATTTTCttgataaaaaatgtaaaattaaattatttagctgaatttaaaaattatcgataatatcgatattgCTATCCATTTTTGTACTAACCCTTAGCCTTAGGTTAGGTAGTCTAAGTTTGATTCCATTACTAATATTGACCATTAAACATTTCAACAGGGGCCTTCCGTTTGTACGATGTTGACAACGATGGCTACATAACCCGCGAGGAGATGTACAACATAGTGGATGCCATCTACCAGATGGTAGTAAGTATTCGCCTTCGCTTTTGCTTTGACCACAGTACAGTACAGTGAACACTCGCTTGCagggccagcagcagcagacggAGGACGAGAATACGCCGCAGAAGCGGGTGGACAAGATCTTCGATCAGATGGACAAGAACCACGATGATCGCCTGACGCTCGAGGAGTTCCGCGAGGGCAGTAAAGCTGATCCACGTATAGTGCAGGCGTTAAGTTTAGGTGGTGATTAACCGCGGGACCTGTAGTtcagattcggattcggaggGGCGGGAAGGGAGCGATAGTGACGGTGATAGGAGAACACGAATCAGCGATCCGAAGATCGAACCCCCCCACAAGCACGCCCAAAAACCCGTGTACCATATGCCATTTGACCTTTTTTGGGGGGGGGTACTTCGCTAGCCCCCATCCTCCCGCTCCcccttacacacacacacacacactcgtctTAAGTGAAATTCCAACTAATAGCAAATTATTTACgcatatttacatacaaatTCAATTAACAACAGCCAAGCCGCATAAagcttaaaaacaaacaaaaaatggttaaaagaaaaaaaatcgcaaactaattgaaaagaaaagaacACCAATTTAGGTCAAAGAAACGCTTTTTCTAAAAACATACTgaatatacaatatatatagtatatatatatatatatatattaatgtgcGTGCGGCAAGTATGgttaaatataggtataaaaataaaagaaaacctaCTTAAATTGACTATTAGGCACTTGCTCCATAAAGATCTTAggcatttttattgaaatgctTGCCAAGCAAACGACAAATTCAAATTGACAACTATCGATAAGTGCCGTTAGCCAAGCGATAGTCATAGCGATAGCCAGCGAATAGTTGGAATTTTTTTGCGAAACCCACAAAAAAACAGCTACTCTACCTAAATATGGATAAtacataatatttaaacattacTTATATACGGATACATATACCGATACTAATTCGCTATTGGCTTATCGACGATGACGTGTCGATCGATTGTTTCTTTTCGCCGGGCCAGCAGCTCTAACTGTTGATAATCGAACGTGTTGATAATCGAAATTTGAAGCTACAACTATAGTAAGCTGAAGACTCCACACACCGACACACCACACACAGACCTACTTACTCTCAAGATAATCAGATAATCCGGATATAACTCTGGAAGTCCTGAAAAAGTTGTGGACACACTTGCATGTGGATAACGTAGCGATAACCAGCATGCGGCTTAAGTACTCCTCTTGGTTCCTCCGTTTCTTCAGTCTCCATTCTCCATTCTTCAATCTTCAACACCCCTCATTGAGCTTGACAATCAACCTGATTTTGCTATGGACCATTGAATGGTTCTCCTCACTCCGTCACCCAAGGATTTCATCACAAGCATTCGAGGGACAAGAGGAGTAGACTCTTAGAAGAATCTTTGATAGAACTTTAACCCTTTTCTATGTGTTTATTGTGCATGCCTTATCAGAGCAACGATAATATCAAATTGTGTATTCCTACTTGTATTTGTACTTGGTTTTACACCTCACCAGAGCTTGAAAGTATATCGTATCGTATGGGGGAATCTAATCCCCTCCAATGCcttaccaaaaaccaaaacaaaccaaaaactaTCGCCCCAATCATCGactcactctctctctctatctctctctctatcgCTCCATCTCTCTCTGATACACACATTATTCTCTTTTCGGTTATCCTTTTCGTTTGATGAGCTGCTCCTTCTTCTATTTCGATTTCGAAAGGAGAGCCATCTAATCACCATgctaaaataatttctatattttatatgTGGTTCAGCTTTAGATTGTAAACGAAGAACTTTGTAAGAAGAACTTTGTAAAGGAACTTTCTCCTGCAGCCGGTTAACTGAACTCACGTTTATAAGAACCCATTTACCATTATCCCTATTTACTCACCTCGCCCTCATAATGCATTAGTCCCCCAATTATAATGTTGCCTTGTAGAAAACTCCCTAGGTTTGGACTTAAATTCTGCTTCCTGCTtagaaaccaaaaccaaaatccAAAATCTAAAGACTTTTGCTTTGTCGCTGAGGTTTCAGATTGGATCGGCCCTAGATAATGCTTGTCTCATCCTCTCTGACACCGAAATTCCGATTCAAAATCCGATTCCGAGGTTTCCGCCATACTGTTTTGATTGCCCAGCACCCGATACATATTTCTAGTTGTACACtcgtatttaaatatatacctaGATAATGGCCAAATAAATTGATATACAcacttaaatatatacatatagggagagaaatatatataaatatatatatacacacacaaataATGATAATTATACATACATCTATTATTATATAGAAGTCCCCATTTGTATTTTACTTGTGCAATTTGCAAATTGTTTTTGCCTAGATTAATTGTTGGAAACGAtttgaatttaagaaaacaCCACACCTACACTGCACAAGTTTGCATGCCTTCCTGTcgtcgaaaaataaaaaaaagcaaaaaggaagaaataaataaaataaaatcaagcgAAGCTGAGAAGATATtgatatctatatatatacgaaACTATGAATATACCTATACATATATGCAACAGATACAAATCAACAGGTCGATGGAAAACCAAACTAAAACAAACTGCAGCAACAATCAATTTTCGCGCTTCTTACACTCGAACTCTAAATTATTGTGAGCCACATACTTATATATTGTACATACAAGGGCAGAAAGTTTGAGAGCCCTGAAAaccctaaaaaaaagaaaatcggaCTTAGGCTCTAAGAAAATCCCATACTCACGGCCAGACACTCACACGTATTATGCTATAAAGGCCAATAGGAAGCTTAAAGATAATCTCAAACTCAAAAACATCTTTTGTCGACTACTCTAttgatatgtattttttttggtacctATTAAGCTACTACATTGATGACGTTAACGATACTGAAAAGATAACAGAAGAAATCCTTACTTCAACATAAGCAATACTTAATTTAGCATTCGAATGCATTAAGCAATGTTTATTAACAATTAAATCGAttctaaacaaataaaacaaaaacacaagcGGCAACTCATTCTCACACTACACATTCTACATtctacatacacacatataatTAACAAGTTTTTGGAATTATTGCGaaaagaaacaagaaaggaagctagcttcggccagccgaagcttatatacccttgcagatcattcctattaattaacaaatcgcaaaaaagttcaattttctaatatttctcattaattttccgatcgttcctatggcagctatatgatatagtcgtccgattttgatcaaattaaaattgaaattcggaaatatttaacagagtcatatcctagagtagaagataatacaataaaaatcaaagaaactagtatttatttcctattacttttccattaattttccgatcgttcctatggcagctatatgatatagtagtccgatttaaataattaattcgaaattcagaaatatttaaaaaataacatccccaaaagtagaaggtaatatttcaaaaacaccgaagctagaattttttaaagtttttttttccgatccttcctatgggagctataagatatagttgtccgatccggtcggctccgacatatatactacctgcaatagaaagaagacttttgcgaaagtttcgtcccgatagctcaaaaactgagagactagtttgcgtagaaacagacagacggacagacggacggacagacggacatggctagatcgactcgtcttgtgatgctgatcaagaatatatatactttatggggtcggaaacgtctccttcactgcgttgcaaacttctgactgaaatcataataccctctgcaagggtataaaaactgtaTTTTGTCCATAACAAAGCTGCGAAGTGTCCAAATATGGGATGTCATACCTTGCTGAGCTCGTAATTTAATTCGCAATCGATTAGCGTTCAAATctaaaatctttaatttttgacgattaaaataaaaagaaaatataagatAAATTTCTagaagatatttaattttatatttttttttttttttacacataATAAAAGTGAATGATGAGGGTATGAAGCTATTGCTAAACTTTTTACACATTCAGCTAACCCAGAGCAATAATACGGTTAGGTCCATTTTAAAATGGTGAGGTAGggatcgttttttttttggaaacccCCCTACTATAGCTACCAAGGGCGCCAGAGGAAGGCCTCGGCGGGCACCAGCTGCTCCATTTCCTCAACGAATCTTTCGTTGAGGTCAAAGTTGTTCTGTTGCAGGAATCGCGAGACTTCGAGGGCGCACTGTCGAAAGCCGCTCCAGTAGCGCTCCATTGCCATATGCTCGGTTCGGGAGGCGGAGGCGGTGATGATGGGCGTGGCCGGAGAATTGCCGAGTTGCCTGTGCAGATGATGGACGGTCAGCTCCAGAATGTCGGCCTTCTCCATTTTGGCCAATGTCTCGGCGTCCTGAAtaaatagaatattttaatCTAATATTCTGTAAAATTTTAGAACCAAACACTCACCATTTGGGTTATCTCTTTAAGAAGATTCTTCAGATCCTCCACACTGCGGTTAATCCTCGCCCGCCTCTTCCTCTCCAGCAGTGGCTTCATCACCTTGCGATACTGATGCGTCCTGGACATGGCCCCCGCCTTCGGTCCATGGGACTTCTCcggctcctgctccttctcctgctccttctcctGCTCCTTGGGACTCGACATCGTAAGCCTGGCCCAACTCGTCCTCCGAATCTCGAGCGACTGAATGGCAAACAGCGAAGTGGAGCAGCAGCGCCAGCTTTGATATGCGCCCATTAGCGGAGTACTGGGCGTATTGGTTTTATGGAAAGAAAATGTGAAACCATTTTGTAAACTTATTAAATAAACCATAATTATGATTTTAGgtaactaataaaataaataaagttaataaatatttcttggcaattaaaaaattatatctctATATTTAAGCTGAGTTATAAGTTTCAGTGGAATcctttttatttcctttataattgtttaagttttttattttttagctgcGAGGTACTTTTTAGTCTTCGCTAACATTTTTTGCACCAATCGTCTCCGATTTCTGACAGCAATTCTGCAATCAAAGCAGCGACGCGTCCGCAGATGCGTGCTTCATTGAGGAAAAAGTGTCGATGGCATAATTGTTCGTCCACATTTGTTTACTCCATTTGCCCAGGGATCGTGGATCGTGAACCAGGGGGAGTACCGGTCACTTGGGTGGTTAAGAGGTGTCCGGTGCAGCGGGGGAAGACCACATCCGGTTTTGATAGCCAccaaatatttgcacaataaaaaaatatctatttaattgaaagattatttttgagattaaatttcttcaaactaattaaaatatttaaaactaacaggtgtttctgaaaaaaacttttaaaaaatatatttattctttattctaatttatttattttttttttaagcctataaaatattttttctgtgcatttGACTATTATACAACTTATACAGCTGGAGAAGAATTCTCGAAGTTCTCGGGGGCTTCTCTGTTTATTTGGCTTTTCTGCGGTGGCTTCCGCGCGGCTTCAGCTGAAGCATCACAGATCGCCTTGTTTTTGTTGATCTTTCTGCAGAGAGGCCTTTTGAGATTGCGGCAAGCGCGGCTTTCCCACGCTCGGCTCCCACTTTCGATGGTGCACGCGAGTGCGGCAAGCTGCTGAGGCAAGCTATTAAACGCGGGGAAAGGGGTAAAGTTTCCTAAGGGAGGAGTCGACACATGTTGTGTGCCAGAGAACTTTGATCGCTCATCGCTGTTTGTTCTGCTCGTGCGCAAAAATACCCTCACCAAAAGAGGTTATATAAGGatataaatgatattattGTAAATGATATAAGAAACTTAGGCTGTTAATAtcgtaataaaattcaaaagtcttacaatgcaaattgtagTTTGGAAATTCGGGTTTTACAGATATGGTATTGCTTCAAGATAATCCTCTCGAGTAGTTCAGCTTTATTACATAGATTACAAGATCTCTTGTTGTGATCTCTCGCCCGAACTTCGAGAACCTGGGGATTACTTAGGCAGTGTAGATTCATCACGTCCTCACTCAACACACGCAGCTCATTAACAGCCCCGCTGACAACTTGTCAGGGCTTCCCCCTTcaacttttcacttttcactgGGAGCGTGGGAAATAAAGCGTGGTGGTGGGGAGGTGGGGCgtcggaaaatggaaatgggaaattggCGCGCTCTTCGGGGGGCCCACCGCATACCGCGTGACATTCGACAGCTTCTCAACTTTTCGCGCTCAACGACGCGTTGGGCATTCAACGCATGGCTTCAGTGGGTCACAGGGATCGCATAACCAGATTCCAGACTTCACAAAACCAAGCTTGTAGAACCCCATTGACTGCGATTCGAGGAGAATAGCGGAAGTCCAGAAATAGACGCGTAGCACATAAATTATGGATCGTATCGAGTATCGATTAGCCCGGGACAAACGGTGGTATAGGGAgacatatttttattacccTCTCAGGGGACAGGGACCTTGCACTTGTTGGGTTCGCTTcgattcgtttcgtttcgcttcTACGAATAGAGCCCCCAGAAGATTATTCCCCCTATCGACCGAAGTTGTGGGAAATGTTTTCCCAGGCCAACAGCTAATTGTCACTCCAAGGATTGTCCCCAGAGTTTGGAGGACAGATAAGGAGGCAAGTGAAGCCAAGCGATCCGAGATCTGAGTCAAGTGAAGAAGGGCTTCAGTTTCCCTCCCCCGAGTGGAGTATCGAAATTACATTTGTAACAGACGTTTTAGTCCACAATCCTCGGCTAATGGGGCTAACGAACATTTATGTATGTAGTATATCCCAATGAAATCCAAGAACAGACACACTTAAGGAGAGTCTTCTACACGGCGGGAAGGGGAAGTCGCACGCGCAAATCGGGCCCTCGAGAAGGGATCTTTGGGGGCACAGTGgtaatcataaataaaaaagtgaaaaaaatatgttgtattttaaGCTATCTGTTTACTGTGGTATGTACCGTATTTAATCAATTACTTTGaaggattattattattaaatactttttattgcaaaaattataacatgtatcatatttaaattttatggtATTTAATCTATCACTTTAAAGGGTAATTTTGAGATTTTATACCAAtaacttttattgtttttcctcTGGCAACTGGGCCCACTGTGCGCTTATCACTGCGACAATCAGGCATCCCTTTTCCCTGGCGGCGGATCTAATTCCATGGACAATGGGCTGAAACGCCCATAAAGTTgcccattaaaaatgtttcaattaTGCCCCATCTTGTGGCGATATGGGGATGGGGTTGTCGGGGCAAtgatatacattataaaaATCCCCGTTATCTGGGTATTTTGTACGCTCCACTCCCGTTTTCCTACCACAACCCCCTCCCCCGCCCAAATTCTATTCGAGATATTCCCAAGCGGCCAAAAATAGACGCAAATTGTAACGCACTTGAAGTGCACTCTGAAACATCTTGAAGTCCAAATAAAACATCAGAGTCCGAGAGACCAACAATAATATATGCGTATATATATAGGGCCAGGCGCAGGCACGTCAGGCATGCGATagtacgagtacgagtacCGGGGTGCGAGTGAGAGGGATGGAGGGAGAGAGATAGAAAGAGAGGGATGGGGAGTAAGTTGCATTGCACACACAACATGTGAATGCAGAGTTCAAGTGCATGCCGTGACAcagacacgcacacacagatGAGTTGCCGCTGCAAAGTGTTTTTTCCCAGGcgctatttataatatgtattCCGTTGCCGATCCTATAcgatcccatcccatcccatcgGATCCCATCTTGCGGCACTACGATTATGACGCTCTACACGACTCTGTTGACTTCGCCGATGATGCATTTGGGGAGATTCCCGCCCTTAGAAGTACCCTGCTTTTGATGGAGGCCCaggaaattattattactttcAAGGAGTtagaaaaatggaaatttttccTTTGATTAGATTACATCATAAATAAATGcgtttgaaatatttactgGCTTCGTTAATTTATTGGTTTTGAGATACaccacacagagaaaattatacaacgttttagctgccgttttcatataaaaacgttttaaaaaaaatttttaaaattcaaagtaaaataaaatttgtatgaagcgttttactttttaaaatgtttcaccccTTGTTTCgcacctaaaacttttgataattttctctgtgcaccTAAAATatgtactttttaaatattctaaaaaatcTGTAATGAAATATGGGCATTTCGGCATGTCAGTCGTGACAGTTTTTGgactttatctttaaaaataaaagtgactaattttaaaaaataaataaaataataacaaaaactgtCAGGACATCCTGGAAATTAAACTACTACTACTGAATCTTTTATTAAGCAATATCGATTAAAGCCGGATCAATTTAGAAGATTTCATCTTGGATTAAAGATATAATAAGTGGTAatataatagttttaaatggtacatttaataaaaaaaatcattatacAGAAATATTGATTATTAAAAACTCGCATATTAAATaccaaattaattatatataaattaccaAATAATGATCGTTAGATCgccatttaaaattgtatatgtgTGTGGTATACCCCAGCTACCCTGTCAAATCGAAAACAGGCGCCAAAACATGCGGTTTCTCGTAGCGGATTGCTATGAAAAAATTCGGTTCGAGATTTGGGAATGGATATGATGGAGGAGAAGGACCCGGATTTTGAGTTTGGAGAAGGAGATGGgtatggaaatgggaatgagACTTTGACTGCGCGACGGCCACATGCGCTGATGCCGATTCCCCGACTCCCCGATTTCCCgatgttgcatgttgcagCGGTCGGTGCAGCGAAAGTGTTGCAGCTGTGTGAGGAGCGAGTCTATTTTCGGCGCTGCCACATGTGTTGTGTGCGCTGTTAAAAGGCATTGTAATGAGAGCAGAAAATAGAACCGAATCGACTCCACTTGAGCAATGTCCCATAAAGCGGACGGCCTGTAGTTGGAGTTTCGAGTCGGAGTTTCGAGTTTGGCGCGCAATGTGCGGCACCAGCAAAAGTaaaagcagaagaagaaggaaacaCATGGGCCCACAagttatgttttatttttaatcttttggGAGAGTCTTCGGTCTTGGTTCTTGGGTCTCCAAAACAAAACCGTAAGAGAGCCGTGCCACATATAAAATGACGTGGTGGGCGAGCGGCTAGGGACAGTCTTTGGCCGCAGCCCGACGCGCTCGCATATCGGAGATATAGTATAATACCAGACCAAAGACCAACCTCGATGGGCGTCATCTACAAGATACTGAAGCAGCAACGCAGCATGGATCTCAGCCTGAGCTCGGCCACCAGGTGCAAGGTGCAGGCGGCCATCAAGCAGCGCCAGAGGCAGCGTCGCCTGGAGGATCAACTGGTGCAGGaacaggatcaggatcaggagcAGGATCAAGATCAGCACACCAATCCCATCGATAAGGATAAGGAGGAGCTGGCggagcagcaactgcagcagctctGCCGATTTCTGGCCGAGAATGCGGCACGCAAGAAGgtgagcacaaaaaaaaaataaaaaacaaagtacAGGAAACGTTTAAAATcgagtttattaaaaatcgaaTGAAATCCATAGgattggaaaatggaaaattaaacaagaaGTCTTGAC
This window contains:
- the Frq2 gene encoding frequenin-2 isoform X1 is translated as MGKKNSKLKQDTIDRLTTDTYFTEKEIRQWHKGFLKDCPNGLLTEQGFIKIYKQFFPDGDPSKFASLVFRVFDENNDGAIEFEEFIRALSITSRGNLDEKLHWAFRLYDVDNDGYITREEMYNIVDAIYQMVGQQQQTEDENTPQKRVDKIFDQMDKNHDDRLTLEEFREGSKADPRIVQALSLGGD
- the Frq2 gene encoding frequenin-2 isoform X2; the protein is MGFIKIYKQFFPDGDPSKFASLVFRVFDENNDGAIEFEEFIRALSITSRGNLDEKLHWAFRLYDVDNDGYITREEMYNIVDAIYQMVGQQQQTEDENTPQKRVDKIFDQMDKNHDDRLTLEEFREGSKADPRIVQALSLGGD
- the Hesr gene encoding enhancer of split m3 protein — protein: MGAYQSWRCCSTSLFAIQSLEIRRTSWARLTMSSPKEQEKEQEKEQEPEKSHGPKAGAMSRTHQYRKVMKPLLERKRRARINRSVEDLKNLLKEITQMDAETLAKMEKADILELTVHHLHRQLGNSPATPIITASASRTEHMAMERYWSGFRQCALEVSRFLQQNNFDLNERFVEEMEQLVPAEAFLWRPW